The sequence TTTTAGTGGTCGCATACACATACTTAGTAGATgttttgcgggtgtagcgaaatgcttgattGTTGGATAGGACCTTGCAAAAGTAACACTACACTTCTTCCATATGCTTATTAGGTACAGACAGGAAGTATAACTATCTAAAACTCTGTCCACAGCCAGAGGGCCTCACCTCAAGGTTTGTGAGAGTTAGTGGATATAGTGGTGAACTTCAACCTTTCAGTCAAACAGCACTTATTTGAGAGACTGATGTTTGATATCATATTGCATCTCCTAACCTAGCCAAAGAATGTACTCTTAAGGAGTGTCGGCAAGCATACCGTTACTCCtgaaagccaatttatgcttgatttGAAAATGTGGTTGGAGGCTCCGTATGGAGGGTGTGAAGCAATTGTGGAGCATCCAGAGGGATGCAGAGGCCAAACTGAGCTCCGTACCGCATCGCCATGCGCCTCCAAAATGCTGTAACAATGAGGGCGCAGTATAGCTCCACAATGAGCTGATTGGTTGACGATAGgtgggggcgggaggtcctgtataaacacaaactcacttccttgacaacagctctgcgctACTCCAcaaagcgcaagaagtatgaatgccctgacttctgcagaggccgtatcaccttaaatgctgcacggccaatgcagatGTCAGATGGACATGAaaaggcgctgcatggtcaaAGGATCttatgttattttcagaggtagactggctctaGCAGCCAAAAACTCCACCTAAACATTAAATCGATTCTCATTTACATTACAGTTTTCGAATCAAAACCTATTACTttcatatcaaatcaaaacaatttcacaaatgcaaaatatacCCTTAAATGTACATTATTTTATCTGGATTTATTGCAGTTACAGCCGACAGAATTTTTCAGTTCCAACATGTTTCTGGCGGCCTTCTTCCATTACACACAGGTGTTTGGAGCATGCTctatagctaattagcacaggtggtcgcCACTGTCTTCCGTAAACACACACTGTAACATGGAGATAATGGCCGTGTGATTGCCAGAAGATACTGACCCTACCGTTACACTggtttacactgagctgcactgaggTCGGAACGCAATTGCCATTGCAAAATGCATTGAGGTACGTTTTCTGACCCATATCTCGCGCCGGCTCCACGGTGTCTTAATGTAACCATGATGGCGTTCTGAcctcagtgcagctcagtgtaaacaGGTGTAATGGTAGGGTCAATATCTTCTGGCAAGGCTGTGTGGGAACACGAACCCAAACCCTATAAaaaggtgtgtagtaatttaaccttttgttttttgaaagttatttctcgctgatatgaaagatgtGATCCTTATGTTCCCAAAACTGTACCGCAAGCCACGCATGTTCACGTTGAAACCTAGCCTTTGAgcatgactctcagttccattacattacaaataAGAGAGTCATTGAATGAAGGCCTCTTCtgtatttttttctccaaaaaacaaaacgttaaattgatacacaccttttATCCGGTTAGTATTCCCACAAAGCCATATATCCATGTTACGTGTTTACGAAAGACAGAgggaccacctgtgctaattagttaTCTATAACatgctccgaacacctgtgtgtaaaagAAGGCGGCCAGCAGaaacgtgttgtcactgaaaaatactgttggcTGCAACTATGATAAAGGCGGTTAACAGtgttttatgtttctagaactgtGTCGCAATTAAGAATCGATTCAAGTTTAGAGTAtttggctgccagagccagtctacctctgaaaataacataaGGTCCTTGGTAACGTTAGGCTTCTTAAGAGTACATACTGGGCTAGTTCAGACCAAGGGTGGGCTCTTAACTAAAGTCCCCCGGGAAGAAGTTACCTCCATCAATAGGCGCTAAAGGTAGTTATAGTGTCTATGAATGGGGAACTCCTTACCTGAATCACATAATATTAGCCGCGTAAAACATTTGGTTTATCATGAGACATAGACATTTTCAATCAGTTCTAAAACATGGGGAAATAAACCAATAATGTATAACATGTTTGTATACATCATTGGGAAAAAAACACGTGTACACTGTACATATGCATTCACCTGATCCGCAGACGACAAATATGAATAATGCCAGAAGCCATGGTCCCACTGCCACCTTGTCTTCGCCTGGATTTCTCTGCAGAAATAGATCAGAAACCAACATCAAGATACATCAGAATGTTGAAGTAGACTTTTAGATATTTTGAAACCATTCAAACTAGTAACTAGGCTATTATTTTCAAACAAAATAGAAATGTATCTAGTACAGTCTTCACTGACTATTGATTGATTGTATCCCAAAAACTTACCGTGGATTTGGCCACATTGCCTCTCAGCGTGATGTTTTTGCTGTGTTTCTCGTTGGCCATGCGTATTCTCTGTTTTGCAACCATTGTTTAAGCTAATTGTAGCCTTTTAGCTATTGATTATTTATGAAGTTGTAGCTGTCAAATGTAGACAGTAGGCTAATTTCCAGAGCTCGGTCGCCGTTTAGTGACGAGTGAGTGGTGGAGTCCGTTTTGCATGCCCCGGTACCCGGGCGTAATAGACTTTAGACAATTCCAATTGGTCCTTCAGTAAAATCTCGATTAAGCGGGGCACCGGATCCTGCAAAACGAACTCCACTTGTCTACGTACACACAAAGCAGACCACTCCCACACAGGAAAGGCTATTCCGTGGTCGTGTCATTcctcaaatgttttttattttcttaGAAAGAATACAAAATGGCTAAAAGCATTTaattaaaatatttttatttatagaTCAGCATGTATTTGTTCATAAACAACAATTCAATTTAGGAGTGAATTTATTATGGACATAAAATGTGATTAGTCACATATTTCATGATGATGTGGCCAATGTTCCAATGACACGCCCCTTTTTTCTTGAGACTTCCGCATTTCCTTTTGCAGATTATTCTCTTTCCGGTACATCATGGCGCCCCCCATACCTATTTTAGCAGGTGGGTTACTTTATTGAAGAGTAAACTCTTTATTTGTTGTTTACGTGTTGTGTTATATGTTAACCTGGGTTGTAGAATATACGCAACGGCCCATCTTAACTGTCATGTGAGTTGGAATGCTGAATAATTTCCTTCATTTCAAGTCGACTGTGACCTGCTGTTGTCAGAGTAATAGTGTTACAAGCTAGCCAAATGCTTCATAAACATTTTGGCAGATGCTGTAGCATGCAAACCCAATTCCATTCCTATCAGATTTACTTCCTGCTGATGATAATGTGGCAAATTCTTTCATTTTACATAGCTATTACATCAGTGATTTTAGATTAACTACTGCTGTTATTGTGATCACACAGTCCGGGGATCTGACGGGACAGTGCTGCTCCGTGGACCACCAAACTGCGAAAAGAATGCAGATTTTCAAAGGTCATTCCCCTTCTATCAATTTTAAATTGTTAACCAAATCAATCAATGTGCAACTGTTTCAaattctattttttatttactaAACCTTTCAATTTCAGGGACCCTCGTCAAAGTAGATATGTGGCTTTCAGCAAGGACGGGACATTGTTTGCGTGGTGCAATGGAGAGAAGTAAGAAAAGCTACATCATGATACTATGGCTACGTccaaaattgcaccctattccctttatagtacaccaCTTTTGACTTGAGCCCTATGTATCAGTATGCAGAATTAGTATACAACCCTTGCATGCTGTAGTGTGAATGACATTAGTCCTGTAGACTACCTCTTCAGTCATTGGAATATTTTGCATGTGTTGAGACTGTTCCGATTACAGTAGTTGTCATGCCCATGTTTTGTTTGTCAGGGTCACTGTTGTGAAGGTTGCAGATGGCTCTCAAGTCAGGTTGTTTGACCTTCCAAAGACTGCAATGTTGGAGTTCTCTCCGCTGAACACTGTGCTGGCTACATGGCAGGTGTATAGCAGTAAGTTTCCATAACTACATTGAAATGCAATAAAACATTATACGGTTTAGTTAGATGATGATAAATGGAAAACACTGACTCTTGATATTGTACTCCTTAGCATATTTCAGGAATCTATTTATGGCTGAAGGGCTCTACACACTACGCAAATGGAGTGACGGAGAGTCACTTTCTACGTAGTTCTATGCACCTTTTATTCACAGAATTTTTGTTTGGCATATTTTTTTTAGAACAGACCGTATACGTTACTCTGTTTGCCTAGTGTATTAGAGCCTTCAAGCAGGCACACAAGTAGGCAGTCGAAATGTATTCCGTTTGAAACTAGATATAATTTGAATGTCCATGTCCATTGCAATGTATGGTTTGTGGTTGTTTGTGCTGCACTAGCAATCATCTTTACAATAAGTAATGTAATTATAGTTTCCCTTTCTCTTGTCAGAGACACAGGACAACCCACAGGGAGATGCCAACTTGCAGCTGTGGGATTTGAAAACTGGGACCTGCCTCAAGGCTCTCTACCAGAAGAAGGTACAGGGATGGTGAGTTTGCACAGTGTTCTATTATTGTGTGTTTGTCCATCTGTAAAGAAATGCAGAGGATTAGCCAGCAGCAtaacaccctgcatcccactactGGCTTTCCTCtcaagctaagcagggtcggtcctggtcggtccctggatagGAAACCAGattctgctggaagtggtgttggaggtccAGTAGGGGGCACTTTTCACTCTGGTATAAGGAGATCCCAATGCCCCGGAGCAGTGAAGGGGACATTACCCTGCGTAAGTtgccgtctttcagatgggacattaaaacaggtgtcctgactctctgtggtcactaaagatcccatggcacttatcataaaAGTAGGGGTGTTAGCCGGTGTCCTTGCAAAATTCCTATCCTGGCCCCTTTCAATcacccccagcttccaattggctcattcatcccctttCCTTCCCCCTGTAActcttccccaggttgttgctgtaaaagagaatatgttctcagtcaacttacctcgTAACATAAGGGTAAATAAATACATTAGTGACTGAGTTAGAAACTGGTTCTCCTGTGTGCCCGCTAAGCTAAAGCCTAGGCCCAAGTCTATGACAAGGTTACTAATCATGTGAGTGTGATTTAATTAATGATGGACTTGGGAAGGCTAGATAATGTCTTCCACCACTATGTCCTACTGTCGGTCATTATCACCTCGCGCTCCATTGAATAGAAACTGAAATTGATGAGAGTTTTTTAGTTATGTTTGCATAGTGCCCTTTATTTTCTGAACAGATCATTTTTTGTCTTGTCAATGTGTACAGGTGTCCAAGTTGGTCAGATGACGAGAAGATTGCGGTCAGGAGTGTTAACAATGAACTTCACTTTTTTGAGAACAACGATTTTAGTAAGTGTCTTCATTGCCCCCTTTCTTGTTCACCATAAATTGTATTTATTCAACCAGGAATTCCCATTGAGGTCAAGAGATCTCCTtaatggagaacaagctatgatgGCAGCTCCCTACTGATGTGACACATAGAACCAATCATTTATTGAGAGAACTAGGTAGTGATTGTGCACTTTATATTGTGAAAGTACCAATATTTGTATTAGTTAATCATCTCTTTTTCCAGTCACCATTGCCAATAAGCTTCACTTGCAGAAGGTGTCCGAGTTTATGCTGTCCCCTGGAAGTCAGCCTAGTAAGGTATACctctgttttgtcttgttttcatatATCTGTTTGGTTAGCTGACTGTAGAAGAGGGTATTGACATTTGCCACTGTGTTTCTGCTGAAGGTGGCTGTTTATGTCCCTGGGAGCAAAGGTGCCCCCTCGTTTGTCCGGCTATACCAGTACCCCAACTTTGGTGGCCCGACCTGTGCTCTGGCCAACAAGAGTTTCTTTAAGGCCGACAGGGTGACCATGCTATGGAACAAAAAAGGTTGGTCAACGTTTCTAATAGAATTATGTTAAGTAAATGTTATGGAGAATgtgtggtttgcgttttcctaaTAAAGTTTGTAGTTGTAGAAGATTACTGCCATGGCGGCTTTTGTTTTTTCCCCATCAGCCACTGCGGTTCTGGTGCAGGCCAGCATAGAGGTGGATAAAACAGGAGCCTCATACTACGGAGAACAAACTTTACACTACTTGGCCACCAATGGGGAGACTTCTGCGGTGCAGCTACGTGAGTCTGCAGATTTGTATATAGTGTGTTTTTACTCCACCATTATTTGTATGTCTGAAGGCATGGTCATTCGGTATGTTTTTAGCTGTTACACTGGACATGTAGATTTGGCCTGCGTGAGCCACATTATTAAGTGTTCTCTGGCGTGAGCAGCGCGTCATTCTTCAAAAATAGAACCAGAGTGCAATTGTACGCTGAGCAGCTCAAACCTCTGAATGAGCCATGCCGCTTACGCCCAGGTTTCATTTAAATGAATTTAGCTGATGCTCTGTGGTTCCTAAACGTGTGGTATCTGTGTTGTGAACAGAGAAAAACGGGCCCATCTACGATGTGGCATGGAGCCCAAGCTCCACAGAGTTCTGCGTGGTCTATGGCTTCATGCCCGCCAAGGCTACTGTCTACAACCTCAAGTGCGACCCTGTCTTCGACTTCGGCACGGGCCCCCGCAATGCCGTCTACTACAGCCCCCAGGGCCACATCCTGGTCTTGGCCGGCTTCGGGAacctgcggggccagatggaggTGTGGGATGTCAAGAAGTGGAAGCAGGTGTCCAAGCCCCAGGCGCCCGACTCCACCCACTTCGCCTGGTGCCCGGATGGTGAACACGTCGTCACGTCGACCTGTGCCCCCCGGCTACGTGTCAGCAACGGCTACAAGATCTGGCACTACACCGGCACGGTTCTGTACAAGCAGGACACGCCGACGGGAACAGAGCTCTGGGAGACTGTGTGGCAGCCCTTCCCAGACGGGACATTCCCTGAGAGGCCGGTGAAGTACCAGGCAGCACCCAGCGAGCTGGGCAGCACAGAGGCCAAGCCGGCCCAGGCCTACCGCCCACCTGCCCTGCGGAATAAACCGGCCACAGCCAGCTCCAAACTGGTGAGTAGAGGAGGTCCAGGGGTCAGGTTTGGGTTGTTTTCAGTTGGCATTCAattgtaaaacaaaaatgtgcatttAAAGAGAGAGTTCCTCAAATTCTAATTAGCATGTCCAATCATCTTTTAAGTAACTTTATTGAGCTACACAATCAGTTTGAAACACGCTGGGTTGATTTGGACATAAAACGCATTGGTGCTAATATTAGTGATACCAGGCATTGGTTTTGTGCCATAAATGCTGAAAAGTTAGCATTTGGAgacagtggccaggtaaacaaaaccaaaggaTGTATTGCTGtcttaccttgtccatagactgcttacggAGTAAAGAAACCATGATGTCATGTGGGTGAACTATCCTTTTAACCCCCGAAGGTCAATGTCGGcgtggaaatctaattagcataatacatttaaaaaacgatGTTTAAGATAGAGACTTCTTTtgcattggatgtgtctcaatccaccacatgcgcctatgtcgcacttccgcatctgtggtgaaaggtgacagagctagagcggcgtttgtcagaccatgagacatcccgaaaatcggtcttctcacaaaatcgtctgaacgttttggcctacaaactattatgacccctctatggaaagatgagactctcacgaacacgatggtagCGTTTTGCTCTAAGACCATTACAAGTGTCAGGAGACTCGTCTGacgtcggtacagccgatctgccaacttctgtctgtagcgtccaaatcGTTTGGGCAACACACTAGTATTACCCCTCTGTGCAAAGGTGAGATTCTCaccaacatgtacagtaccagtcaaaagtttggggacacttactcatttaagggttttctttatttttactattttctacattgtagaataatagtgaagacatcaaaactatgaaataacacatggaatcatgtagtaaccaaaaaagtgttaaacaaatcaaaatatattttgccccccaAATTTTTTTGCTCCTGATCTTAGCAGATATAGGAGAGACACTTCAGAGCAAACTTCCTTTCGATATTTTGGGGtttatctgttgttccatgtagtgaatctgttattcaatgcgtttgtatgggctagtAGCAGTAAGGCCCAAAATAATTATTTCATCAAATCTGTTTTTTGGTGTTAtgttatgaccatcttaaaacaattccatataactTAGTAGaacccacacacccctcccccggCTTAAACTCTGATGGGTTAAAGGGCcaaataaagttgtattgaatCCACCCCCGAGGAGAAAGACCTAATAGCGATGAGGGAATATCCATAAATATCCACCCTTTTCTCTGTCAGCATGAAGAGGAGCCTCCACAGAACATGAGGCCTGGCGCCACCGGGGACAAGCAGCTGTCAAAGACGGCTCTGAAGAACCAGAAAAAACGAGAGGCAAAGAAAGCAGCCAAACAGGTACAGATGCTTTGCACGATCTTCTCCGAATGTGCGGTAATGAATGAGCGAGTTGGGAGAATAGCTCAGAGCTACTGCTCTTGTCTAAGTTATCAGATGGGGAGAAGTGGGTGTTAGCGAGGTAAGCGATCTCAAGTTGTGTGTATTATTCTTGTGACGTTTGAAGGCCTTCTAGGGTTTGAACAAGTTGTGTTTTCTGCTCGTGTAGGAGATAAACCCAGATGCCCTTGAGCCTCAGTCAGACCCATCTCCAGCCAGCAGTGCTCAGCCTGAAACCTCTTGTGGCGACCCAGAGACGGACAAGAAGATCAAGAACGTTAAAAAGGTAACAAAACACGGTCACTGTTTATTACTCGGGAGTTACTGTATCCGTTGGTGGCTGAAGTACCTGTCGTGATCTGTT comes from Salvelinus alpinus chromosome 21, SLU_Salpinus.1, whole genome shotgun sequence and encodes:
- the LOC139547561 gene encoding stress-associated endoplasmic reticulum protein 1-like → MVAKQRIRMANEKHSKNITLRGNVAKSTRNPGEDKVAVGPWLLALFIFVVCGSAIFQIIQSIRMGM
- the LOC139547560 gene encoding eukaryotic translation initiation factor 2A-like, which translates into the protein MAPPIPILAVRGSDGTVLLRGPPNCEKNADFQRDPRQSRYVAFSKDGTLFAWCNGEKVTVVKVADGSQVRLFDLPKTAMLEFSPLNTVLATWQVYSKTQDNPQGDANLQLWDLKTGTCLKALYQKKVQGWCPSWSDDEKIAVRSVNNELHFFENNDFITIANKLHLQKVSEFMLSPGSQPSKVAVYVPGSKGAPSFVRLYQYPNFGGPTCALANKSFFKADRVTMLWNKKATAVLVQASIEVDKTGASYYGEQTLHYLATNGETSAVQLQKNGPIYDVAWSPSSTEFCVVYGFMPAKATVYNLKCDPVFDFGTGPRNAVYYSPQGHILVLAGFGNLRGQMEVWDVKKWKQVSKPQAPDSTHFAWCPDGEHVVTSTCAPRLRVSNGYKIWHYTGTVLYKQDTPTGTELWETVWQPFPDGTFPERPVKYQAAPSELGSTEAKPAQAYRPPALRNKPATASSKLHEEEPPQNMRPGATGDKQLSKTALKNQKKREAKKAAKQEINPDALEPQSDPSPASSAQPETSCGDPETDKKIKNVKKKLKAIDELKALQATGKPIQKNQLEKMEKEAQLMKELEDLQLKV